A single region of the Selenomonas sp. oral taxon 920 genome encodes:
- the rseP gene encoding RIP metalloprotease RseP: MLEKILATVFVFGLLVFVHELGHFITAKLTGMRVDEFAIGFGPRLVSFRYGETIYSIRIVPLGGFNDIAGMAADDNDAGERGYCRKPILSRMIVILAGSAMNFILPVVLFFGIFFFAGVQTPNPAPVLGTVLADNPAAEAGLLANDRILAIDGKPIETWQEMVEVIRTNHGTVPMTMQVDRAGKELTVSVTPHYDASHDRGYIGIVNAYESTYPGFFQSVSMAFERTAMIIAMMLDALYRIILELSGSELAGPIGVAQMAGEVAEMGIVPLLNFAALLSLNLAIINLLPVPALDGGHFLTLCVEAVRGKPLSPKVMHYIQNAGVGLIVLLMLLAMKNDVVRIFAGG; this comes from the coding sequence ATGTTAGAAAAAATTCTCGCAACAGTATTTGTCTTCGGCCTTCTCGTTTTTGTGCACGAACTTGGGCACTTCATCACGGCAAAACTGACGGGGATGCGCGTGGACGAGTTTGCCATTGGCTTTGGTCCGCGCCTCGTGAGTTTTCGCTATGGTGAGACGATCTATTCGATCCGCATTGTACCGCTCGGCGGCTTCAACGATATTGCAGGCATGGCGGCTGACGATAATGATGCGGGAGAACGCGGCTACTGCCGCAAACCGATTCTCTCACGCATGATTGTGATCCTCGCAGGCTCGGCGATGAATTTCATCCTGCCGGTGGTGCTCTTCTTCGGCATCTTCTTCTTTGCAGGCGTGCAGACGCCGAACCCTGCACCCGTGCTCGGCACGGTACTTGCGGACAACCCTGCAGCAGAGGCAGGACTTTTGGCGAATGACCGTATTCTTGCGATCGACGGAAAGCCGATTGAGACATGGCAGGAGATGGTCGAGGTAATCCGTACGAATCACGGCACAGTTCCCATGACCATGCAGGTAGATCGTGCGGGTAAGGAACTCACCGTCAGTGTGACACCGCACTACGATGCATCACATGACCGCGGCTATATCGGCATTGTGAATGCGTATGAGAGCACCTATCCAGGCTTCTTCCAATCCGTCTCGATGGCGTTTGAGCGGACGGCGATGATTATTGCGATGATGCTGGATGCGCTCTATCGCATTATCCTTGAACTCTCCGGCTCGGAGCTTGCGGGACCGATCGGCGTGGCTCAGATGGCGGGGGAGGTTGCGGAGATGGGCATTGTGCCTCTCCTCAACTTTGCGGCGCTGCTCAGCCTCAACCTGGCGATCATCAACCTCCTGCCTGTGCCGGCGCTTGACGGCGGGCATTTCCTGACGCTCTGCGTCGAGGCAGTGCGCGGCAAGCCGCTCAGTCCGAAGGTCATGCACTACATCCAGAATGCGGGAGTAGGCCTCATCGTGCTGCTTATGCTGCTCGCGATGAAGAATGACGTTGTCCGTATCTTTGCGGGAGGCTGA
- the frr gene encoding ribosome recycling factor, with protein sequence MIKEILSKHEASMNKAIEALRREFSSLRAGRATPNLLDKVMVPYYGTPTSVNQLAKVTVPEPHMIVITPWEKSILHEIEIAISKSDLGLSPNSDGTVIRLAIPQPTQERRKELIKTVGKKTEDAKVALRNIRRDANEAIKKLEKDKEINEDESKRGQDSVQKLVDKFVKQMEDMRAAKEKEVMEI encoded by the coding sequence ATGATCAAGGAAATTCTCTCGAAGCATGAGGCAAGTATGAACAAGGCGATTGAGGCACTCCGCCGTGAGTTCTCATCCCTGCGTGCAGGGCGTGCGACACCGAATCTCTTGGACAAGGTGATGGTGCCTTACTACGGGACACCGACCTCGGTCAACCAGCTCGCAAAGGTGACGGTGCCCGAGCCGCATATGATTGTCATTACGCCGTGGGAGAAATCCATCCTGCACGAGATTGAGATCGCGATCTCGAAGTCCGACCTCGGGCTCTCACCGAACTCGGACGGCACTGTGATCCGTCTCGCGATTCCGCAGCCGACACAAGAGCGCCGCAAGGAGCTCATCAAGACGGTCGGCAAGAAGACGGAGGACGCGAAGGTTGCCCTGCGCAACATTCGCCGTGATGCGAACGAAGCGATCAAGAAGCTCGAGAAGGACAAGGAGATCAACGAGGACGAGTCCAAGCGCGGGCAGGACTCCGTACAGAAGCTTGTGGATAAATTTGTCAAGCAGATGGAAGATATGCGTGCGGCAAAGGAAAAAGAGGTCATGGAGATCTGA
- a CDS encoding CheR family methyltransferase has protein sequence MSEDRDWEQFKQKLKAKTEIDLDLYKEPQMKRRINNLITRAGYKGCVEYFDHVCENKDDFAAFIEYLTINVSEFFRTPEKFSKLETDVIPDLLTRSSKLNIWSAGCSIGAEPYSLAIIMKEMTPGTRHRILASDLDVEILAKAKRGVYTADEIKSMSPERRRKYFDEDNDHFAVKQEIKNMIEFKRHNLLQDKFETGFDLILCRNVVIYFTDEAKDQLYRHFFEALKPGGILFVGATESILNFRKMGYTSFQPFFYQRPLES, from the coding sequence ATGTCGGAAGATCGCGACTGGGAGCAGTTTAAGCAGAAGCTGAAGGCAAAGACGGAGATTGATCTCGATCTCTACAAAGAGCCGCAGATGAAGCGTCGGATCAACAATCTGATTACGCGTGCGGGCTATAAGGGCTGCGTCGAGTATTTCGATCATGTCTGTGAAAACAAGGACGACTTTGCTGCGTTCATCGAGTATCTGACGATCAACGTGTCGGAGTTCTTCCGTACGCCGGAGAAGTTCAGCAAACTCGAGACGGATGTCATTCCAGATCTCCTGACGCGTTCCTCAAAGCTCAATATCTGGAGTGCGGGCTGTTCGATCGGCGCGGAGCCGTATTCACTCGCGATCATCATGAAGGAGATGACGCCCGGGACGCGTCACCGCATTCTCGCCTCCGATCTCGACGTTGAGATTCTGGCAAAGGCGAAGCGCGGTGTCTACACGGCAGATGAGATCAAGAGTATGTCACCGGAGCGACGCCGCAAGTACTTTGACGAGGACAATGATCATTTTGCCGTGAAGCAGGAAATCAAGAATATGATCGAGTTCAAGCGGCACAATCTCCTGCAGGACAAGTTCGAGACGGGATTTGATCTGATCCTGTGCCGCAATGTTGTCATCTACTTTACGGATGAGGCGAAGGATCAGCTCTATCGGCATTTCTTCGAGGCACTGAAGCCCGGCGGTATTCTCTTCGTCGGCGCGACGGAGTCGATTCTGAACTTCCGCAAGATGGGCTATACGAGCTTCCAGCCGTTCTTCTATCAGCGGCCGCTCGAGTCATGA
- the pyrH gene encoding UMP kinase produces MEAKYRRVVLKLSGEALAGDQGFGINPAVVEEIAAQIKKVRDHGIDVAIVVGGGNIWRGLAGSAKGMDRTTADYMGMMATVMNALALQDALEKQDVDTRVQSAIEMRQVAEPYIRRRAIRHMEKGRVVIFGAGTGNPYFSTDTTAALRAAEIEADVILMAKKGTDGIYDSDPNKNPNAKRFETLTYIDILQKGLAVMDATATSLCMENKIPIVVFNIDEHANIARASFGEPIGTTVGGETV; encoded by the coding sequence GTGGAAGCGAAATATCGCCGTGTTGTTTTGAAACTCAGCGGAGAGGCTCTGGCAGGAGATCAGGGATTCGGCATCAACCCTGCTGTTGTCGAGGAGATTGCTGCACAGATTAAGAAGGTGCGCGATCATGGGATCGATGTCGCGATCGTGGTCGGCGGCGGCAATATATGGCGCGGTCTTGCAGGAAGCGCCAAAGGAATGGATCGTACGACTGCGGACTATATGGGTATGATGGCAACGGTGATGAATGCGCTTGCGCTGCAGGATGCGCTCGAGAAGCAGGATGTCGATACGCGTGTACAGAGTGCGATTGAGATGCGTCAGGTGGCGGAGCCCTATATTCGCCGGCGAGCCATTCGCCATATGGAGAAGGGGCGGGTCGTGATCTTTGGTGCGGGGACGGGCAATCCGTATTTTTCGACCGACACGACGGCGGCATTGCGCGCGGCTGAGATCGAGGCGGATGTCATCCTCATGGCGAAGAAGGGGACGGATGGGATCTATGATTCCGATCCGAACAAGAATCCGAATGCGAAGCGCTTTGAGACGCTGACCTACATCGACATCCTGCAGAAAGGGCTGGCGGTGATGGATGCGACGGCGACAAGTCTGTGCATGGAGAACAAGATTCCCATTGTGGTGTTTAATATTGACGAGCATGCGAATATTGCGCGTGCGTCATTTGGAGAGCCGATTGGAACGACCGTAGGAGGCGAGACTGTATGA
- a CDS encoding cell division protein SepF, whose translation MGANSLLSRVKDMTSRVVDSFIPAADDDEYEEYEEEQQRTEQISAQTQRTAVTERRVANGGTVSFSSAAYSTSSSTQRTPSTGDGGTPLTVHTTKVAELKVRIHRPRRYDDVGTAVIQLKQGIAVAVNFDCLNDSERRRVCDFLNGACYVLHGTARMVSSSIILYAPKGVEVSETPARAH comes from the coding sequence ATGGGTGCGAATTCGTTGCTTTCACGTGTGAAGGATATGACGTCGCGCGTCGTGGACTCATTTATCCCCGCCGCCGACGACGACGAGTACGAGGAGTATGAGGAGGAGCAGCAGCGCACTGAGCAGATATCTGCCCAGACGCAGCGCACAGCTGTGACGGAGCGCCGCGTTGCCAACGGCGGAACGGTATCCTTTTCAAGTGCAGCGTACAGTACTTCTTCGTCCACGCAGCGTACGCCCTCGACAGGGGACGGCGGCACACCACTGACGGTACACACGACTAAGGTGGCAGAGTTGAAGGTGCGCATTCACCGTCCGCGTCGTTATGACGATGTGGGAACGGCGGTTATCCAGCTCAAGCAGGGCATTGCTGTTGCGGTCAATTTTGACTGCCTGAATGACAGTGAGCGGCGCCGTGTCTGCGATTTCCTGAATGGTGCCTGCTATGTGCTCCATGGAACGGCACGTATGGTGTCAAGTTCGATCATCCTCTATGCGCCGAAGGGGGTAGAGGTTTCGGAGACACCTGCACGGGCGCATTGA
- the typA gene encoding translational GTPase TypA yields MTMNDKLRNIAIIAHVDHGKTTLVDAMLRQSHVFRSNEQVNERVMDSGDIERERGITILSKNTAILYDDIKINIVDTPGHADFGGEVERVLNMVDGVVLLVDAFEGPMPQTKYVLRKALEQKLKPIVVINKIDRPDQRVDDVYDEVLELFMELDADDDQLDFPVIYATARDGVAKFKMEDESDNLEPLMQTIVKEIPAPQGDADGPLQMMVTTLEADDYVGRVAIGRIIRGSVRPNQNVVIISGDHETKTKVGKVYVYQGLKRVDVDEAGMGEIVALTGLGDVSIGYTVADAENPEALPTINIDEPTLSMTFGVNTSPFAGREGQFVTSRHLRDRLYKEIETNVAMRVEETDSADVFKVSGRGELHLSILIEQMRREGYELQVGKPEVVYKTINGQMCEPMENLTVEVPQEYMGAVMEALGTRKAELSNMTELSGYIRMEFFIPARGLIGFRSELLTSTKGNGIMNHIFHGYVPYKGDMSGRSHGSLVAFEQGETTGYGIFSLQDRGTMFISPGQQVYEGMIVGENSRDIDMDINPCKKKNVTNMRTSASDEAIRLTPPRILSLEQALEYINDDELVEVTPENIRLRKAILDRTARGRAAKNARK; encoded by the coding sequence ATGACGATGAATGATAAGCTGCGCAATATTGCGATCATCGCACACGTCGATCACGGCAAGACGACGCTGGTCGATGCCATGCTGCGGCAGAGTCACGTGTTCCGCTCGAACGAGCAGGTCAACGAGCGTGTGATGGACTCGGGGGATATTGAGCGTGAGCGCGGGATCACGATTCTTTCGAAGAATACGGCGATTCTCTACGATGATATCAAAATCAATATTGTGGATACGCCGGGGCATGCGGACTTTGGCGGTGAGGTGGAGCGGGTTCTCAACATGGTGGATGGTGTTGTTCTGCTTGTTGACGCGTTCGAGGGGCCGATGCCGCAGACAAAATATGTGCTGCGTAAGGCTCTTGAGCAGAAACTGAAGCCGATTGTGGTCATCAATAAGATTGACCGTCCCGACCAGCGTGTGGACGATGTCTACGATGAGGTTCTTGAGCTCTTTATGGAGCTGGATGCGGACGACGATCAGCTCGATTTCCCCGTGATCTACGCGACGGCACGCGATGGCGTCGCAAAGTTCAAGATGGAGGATGAGAGCGACAATCTGGAACCGTTGATGCAGACGATTGTGAAGGAGATTCCGGCGCCGCAGGGGGATGCGGACGGGCCTCTGCAGATGATGGTAACGACGCTCGAAGCGGATGATTATGTGGGGCGCGTTGCCATCGGTCGTATCATTCGTGGTTCGGTGCGTCCGAATCAGAATGTTGTCATCATCAGCGGTGATCATGAGACGAAGACAAAGGTCGGCAAGGTCTATGTCTACCAGGGACTCAAGCGCGTCGATGTGGATGAGGCAGGCATGGGGGAGATTGTTGCTCTGACAGGCCTGGGTGATGTGAGCATCGGCTATACGGTGGCGGATGCAGAGAATCCGGAGGCACTGCCGACGATCAATATTGACGAGCCAACGCTTTCGATGACCTTTGGTGTCAACACGAGCCCCTTTGCGGGGCGTGAGGGGCAGTTTGTAACGTCGCGCCATTTGCGGGACCGCCTCTACAAAGAAATTGAGACAAATGTTGCGATGCGTGTTGAGGAGACGGACTCGGCGGATGTATTCAAGGTCTCGGGACGCGGCGAGCTGCATCTCTCGATTCTGATCGAGCAGATGCGCCGTGAGGGATATGAACTTCAGGTTGGAAAACCTGAAGTTGTCTACAAGACGATCAACGGGCAGATGTGCGAGCCGATGGAGAACCTGACGGTCGAGGTGCCTCAGGAGTATATGGGCGCTGTCATGGAGGCGCTCGGTACGCGCAAGGCGGAGCTGTCAAACATGACGGAGCTCTCGGGCTACATCCGTATGGAGTTCTTCATCCCTGCGCGCGGACTGATCGGCTTCCGCTCGGAGCTTCTGACGAGCACGAAGGGCAACGGCATAATGAACCACATCTTCCACGGCTATGTGCCGTACAAGGGCGATATGAGCGGTCGTTCACACGGATCGCTGGTTGCATTTGAGCAGGGGGAGACGACGGGCTACGGAATTTTCTCTCTGCAGGACCGCGGGACAATGTTTATTTCGCCGGGTCAGCAGGTCTACGAGGGGATGATCGTCGGCGAAAACTCGCGCGACATTGATATGGACATCAATCCGTGCAAGAAGAAGAATGTCACGAATATGCGCACGTCGGCATCCGATGAGGCGATTCGTCTCACGCCGCCGCGCATTCTCAGCTTGGAGCAGGCGCTTGAGTATATCAATGACGATGAGCTCGTTGAGGTAACGCCGGAGAATATTCGTCTGCGCAAGGCGATTCTCGATCGTACTGCACGTGGGCGCGCGGCGAAGAACGCACGCAAGTAA
- a CDS encoding phosphatidate cytidylyltransferase, with protein sequence MITRIISGTIGIALAAYVIQEGGTIFSIAAAILAVLAWFEFTRAFSHRGGNPTLLSGLLGIGGMLYGAYLGQLDMILLALMASAVLALLTSVILRGDVSVPDVCISVAGIVYIGLPFAHLIMLRDISGAAYVTPIETFDLGTVMVWIMFIGTWASDSFAYFAGRSFGSHRLAPAISPNKTVEGFLGGLIGTIAALVGLGYVLSMPLTQMAGLGAAIAVLGTFGDLVESLMKRHVGIKDSGAIIPGHGGIWDRFDSVLFTAPLVYYYTIYFVLR encoded by the coding sequence TTGATTACACGCATTATTTCCGGAACAATCGGCATTGCACTTGCCGCCTACGTGATTCAGGAGGGCGGGACAATATTCAGCATTGCGGCGGCGATTCTCGCCGTGCTCGCGTGGTTTGAATTCACGCGAGCCTTTTCGCACCGCGGCGGCAATCCCACCCTCCTCTCCGGGCTTCTCGGGATCGGCGGCATGCTCTACGGTGCCTACCTTGGACAACTGGATATGATCCTGCTTGCCCTCATGGCATCCGCCGTGCTCGCACTTCTCACCTCCGTGATCCTGCGCGGGGATGTGTCTGTGCCGGATGTGTGTATCTCTGTGGCGGGTATCGTATATATCGGTCTGCCGTTTGCACATCTCATTATGCTGCGAGATATCTCAGGCGCTGCCTATGTGACCCCGATCGAGACCTTTGACCTCGGGACGGTGATGGTCTGGATCATGTTTATCGGGACATGGGCGAGTGACAGCTTTGCCTACTTTGCAGGGCGTTCCTTCGGATCGCATCGACTGGCACCTGCGATCAGCCCGAATAAAACGGTCGAGGGCTTTCTCGGCGGGCTGATCGGCACGATTGCGGCGTTGGTGGGGCTCGGCTATGTCCTTTCTATGCCTCTCACGCAGATGGCGGGACTCGGTGCTGCGATCGCTGTGCTCGGCACATTCGGCGATCTCGTGGAATCCCTGATGAAGCGGCATGTGGGCATCAAGGACTCGGGTGCCATCATCCCCGGACATGGCGGTATCTGGGATCGCTTTGACAGCGTGCTCTTTACGGCGCCGCTTGTCTACTACTACACGATCTACTTCGTTTTACGCTAA
- the tsf gene encoding translation elongation factor Ts, translating to MAISAAMVKELRERTGAGMMDCKKALAETDGDMQKAIDYLREKGIAKAEKKAGRIAAEGAVTAYLTEDAKVGAIVEINCETDFAAGNEQFRELSAKVAKHIAETNPADLDALNASMLDGKDVASLITEATATIGEKISLRRFARYESAGRVATYIHMGGKIGILVELSGGDEQLGKDIAMQIAAAAPIAIDRSGVTADHIEHEKEVLRKQALEEGKPEKIIEKMVEGRINKFYEEVCLLEQKFVKDPEQKVSAVLGGVEIKAFTRFQLGEGIEKKQEDFAAEVAAQMQ from the coding sequence ATGGCAATCAGTGCAGCAATGGTAAAGGAACTGCGTGAGCGTACGGGCGCGGGGATGATGGACTGCAAGAAGGCTCTCGCGGAGACGGACGGCGATATGCAGAAGGCAATCGACTATCTGCGTGAAAAAGGCATTGCAAAGGCGGAGAAGAAGGCCGGCCGTATCGCCGCTGAAGGTGCTGTGACGGCGTATCTGACGGAGGATGCAAAGGTCGGGGCGATCGTCGAGATCAACTGTGAGACAGACTTTGCGGCGGGCAACGAGCAGTTCCGTGAGCTGAGCGCGAAGGTTGCAAAGCATATTGCAGAGACGAATCCGGCCGATCTTGATGCGCTGAACGCAAGCATGCTCGACGGCAAGGATGTCGCATCGCTCATCACCGAGGCAACGGCGACGATCGGCGAGAAGATTTCACTGCGTCGTTTTGCACGCTATGAGAGTGCCGGTCGTGTTGCGACGTACATCCACATGGGCGGCAAGATCGGTATCCTCGTGGAGCTCTCGGGCGGCGATGAGCAGCTGGGCAAGGATATCGCGATGCAGATTGCAGCAGCTGCGCCGATCGCGATTGATCGTTCCGGCGTGACGGCGGACCACATCGAGCACGAGAAAGAAGTTCTCCGCAAGCAGGCGCTCGAAGAGGGCAAGCCGGAGAAGATCATCGAGAAGATGGTCGAGGGACGTATCAACAAGTTCTATGAAGAGGTCTGCCTGCTTGAGCAGAAGTTCGTGAAGGATCCGGAGCAGAAGGTCTCGGCAGTACTCGGCGGCGTGGAGATCAAGGCGTTCACGCGCTTCCAGCTTGGCGAGGGCATCGAGAAGAAGCAGGAAGATTTCGCGGCGGAGGTTGCTGCACAGATGCAGTAA
- a CDS encoding Hsp20 family protein → MFRPLPFNLRENAEKGQEMLGKALETVMEHSFNPFDKVGGMLFPFRVDVIDCENCYELFAELPGFTKEAIEVSYNEDGRLRIKAERVVPEEPEAKYLCHERKAGVFERSFLIDDVDETEVSVSYEAGILHVILPKLEVKKSCRVFTIQ, encoded by the coding sequence ATGTTTCGTCCATTGCCGTTCAATCTGAGAGAGAATGCCGAGAAGGGGCAGGAGATGCTGGGAAAGGCTCTTGAGACCGTGATGGAACATTCGTTTAACCCATTCGATAAGGTGGGCGGGATGCTCTTTCCGTTTCGTGTCGATGTGATCGATTGCGAGAATTGCTACGAGTTGTTTGCGGAGCTGCCTGGATTCACGAAGGAGGCGATTGAGGTTTCCTACAACGAGGATGGTCGTCTGAGAATCAAGGCGGAGCGCGTTGTGCCGGAGGAGCCTGAGGCAAAATACCTCTGTCATGAGCGCAAGGCGGGCGTATTCGAGCGCTCCTTCCTCATTGATGACGTGGATGAGACGGAAGTGTCTGTGTCTTATGAGGCGGGGATTCTCCATGTGATCCTGCCAAAACTTGAGGTAAAGAAGTCTTGCCGTGTCTTTACGATCCAGTAA
- the ispG gene encoding flavodoxin-dependent (E)-4-hydroxy-3-methylbut-2-enyl-diphosphate synthase — MVMYERRRTRQIHIGPIPIGGDAPISVQSMCNTKTTDTEATVQQIRELAAAGCDIVRVAVPDMAAAKNLGSIVRQVKTPLVADIHFDYKLALEAMAQGVAALRINPGNIGGTERVKKVVAAAREGGIPIRIGVNAGSLDHKLLTKYGGVTAEALVESAMEHVRVLEEQDFYDMKISLKAHDVPLTLAAYRLMSERVDYPLHLGITEAGTAGTGIIKSSVGVGALLAEGIGDTIRISLTGDPVVEVRTANEILKALGLKEYGPTLVACPTCGRTSINLVEIAEKVEERLRGMEDPIEVAVMGCVVNGPGEARGADVGIAGGNGEGLIFRKGEVVRKVKEKELLSELFREIDAILEERKTS, encoded by the coding sequence ATGGTGATGTATGAACGCCGCAGGACGCGGCAAATCCACATTGGGCCGATCCCCATCGGGGGGGATGCGCCCATCTCCGTGCAGTCCATGTGCAATACCAAGACAACGGATACGGAGGCGACCGTTCAGCAGATTCGTGAGCTTGCGGCAGCAGGCTGCGATATCGTGCGCGTTGCCGTACCCGATATGGCGGCAGCGAAGAATCTCGGCAGCATCGTGCGCCAGGTAAAGACACCGCTCGTCGCGGATATCCACTTTGACTACAAGCTTGCACTCGAAGCGATGGCGCAGGGGGTTGCGGCACTGCGCATCAACCCCGGCAACATCGGCGGGACAGAGCGCGTGAAGAAGGTGGTCGCGGCAGCGCGCGAGGGTGGGATTCCCATCCGCATCGGCGTCAATGCCGGCTCGCTTGATCACAAGCTGCTCACGAAGTACGGCGGTGTTACGGCGGAGGCACTCGTGGAATCTGCGATGGAGCATGTACGCGTGCTTGAGGAACAGGACTTCTACGATATGAAGATTTCGCTGAAGGCGCACGACGTTCCGCTGACGCTTGCGGCATACCGTTTGATGAGCGAGCGCGTGGACTATCCGCTTCATCTCGGCATCACGGAGGCGGGTACGGCGGGCACTGGGATCATAAAATCCTCGGTCGGTGTCGGTGCACTCCTTGCCGAGGGCATCGGCGATACGATCCGCATCTCACTGACGGGCGATCCCGTAGTCGAGGTACGTACGGCGAATGAAATACTGAAAGCCCTCGGACTCAAAGAGTATGGGCCGACGCTTGTCGCCTGTCCGACCTGCGGGCGCACGAGCATCAACCTCGTGGAGATCGCGGAGAAGGTCGAGGAGCGTCTGCGCGGCATGGAGGATCCGATTGAGGTCGCCGTGATGGGCTGTGTTGTCAACGGTCCCGGCGAGGCTCGCGGCGCGGATGTCGGCATCGCAGGCGGCAACGGCGAGGGGCTGATCTTTCGCAAGGGCGAGGTCGTACGAAAGGTGAAGGAAAAAGAACTGCTTTCCGAACTGTTTCGGGAAATTGATGCAATATTGGAGGAACGCAAAACGTCATGA
- the rpsB gene encoding 30S ribosomal protein S2: MAVISMKQLLEAGVHFGHQTRRWNPKMARYIFTERNGIYIIDLQKTVRKVDEAYNFLRSVAQEGKSVLFIGTKKQAQEAIREEALRANMFYVNERWLGGMMTNFQTIQRRIHRLKTLEEMEENGTFEVLTKKEVQGLRHEKEKLERYLGGIKDMNRLPGALFVVDPRKERIAVAEARKLNIPIVAIVDTNCDPDEIDYVIPGNDDAIRAVKLLTGCMADAVLEGNQGGAPETAAAE; the protein is encoded by the coding sequence ATGGCAGTAATTTCTATGAAGCAGCTTCTGGAGGCAGGTGTCCATTTCGGACATCAGACGCGCCGCTGGAACCCGAAGATGGCACGTTACATCTTTACGGAGCGCAACGGCATCTACATCATCGATCTGCAGAAGACGGTGCGTAAGGTGGATGAGGCGTATAACTTTCTCCGCAGTGTTGCCCAGGAAGGCAAGTCTGTGCTCTTCATCGGCACGAAGAAGCAGGCGCAGGAGGCGATTCGCGAGGAGGCTCTCCGTGCGAATATGTTCTATGTCAACGAGCGTTGGCTCGGCGGCATGATGACGAACTTCCAGACGATCCAGCGCCGTATCCACCGCCTCAAGACCCTTGAGGAGATGGAGGAGAACGGAACGTTCGAGGTGCTGACGAAGAAGGAAGTGCAGGGACTGCGTCACGAGAAAGAGAAGCTCGAGCGCTATCTGGGCGGCATCAAGGACATGAACCGTCTGCCGGGGGCTCTCTTCGTCGTGGACCCGCGCAAGGAGCGTATTGCGGTCGCTGAGGCGCGCAAGCTGAACATCCCTATTGTCGCAATCGTAGACACGAACTGCGATCCGGACGAGATCGACTATGTGATCCCGGGCAATGACGATGCGATTCGTGCGGTGAAGCTCCTCACGGGCTGCATGGCAGATGCTGTGCTCGAGGGCAATCAGGGCGGCGCACCGGAGACGGCTGCGGCGGAGTAA
- a CDS encoding isoprenyl transferase, producing the protein MWRKIFGGGKHTPVSDEGDLPSRSIIDRSTMPRHVAIVMDGNGRWAKERGDSRSAGHEAGARTLKRIVRAASEMGIEVLTVYAFSTENWKRPHREVDFLLNLFDSFLEKEIAELHAEHVRLHFIGRRDRFTERFLHRMEEAEVRTANNTGVHFNLAANYGSQDEILRAVRSLAARAAAGEIAPEEIDEEVFSNTLDTAGDPPVDLFIRTSGDLRLSNFLLWQSAYAELYFTDTHWPDFTPEELAAAIEDFAGRNRRFGGLSAEE; encoded by the coding sequence ATGTGGAGAAAGATATTCGGCGGCGGCAAGCATACGCCAGTCTCCGATGAGGGTGATCTTCCTTCCCGTTCTATCATTGATCGCAGCACTATGCCGCGTCATGTCGCTATTGTCATGGATGGAAACGGGCGTTGGGCAAAGGAACGGGGGGATTCCCGCTCGGCGGGACATGAGGCGGGGGCGCGCACGCTCAAGCGGATCGTGCGCGCAGCCTCAGAGATGGGGATCGAGGTGCTGACGGTCTATGCGTTCTCCACGGAGAACTGGAAGCGCCCGCACCGTGAGGTGGATTTCCTGCTGAATCTCTTTGATTCCTTTCTGGAGAAAGAGATCGCAGAGCTCCATGCAGAGCATGTGCGCCTGCACTTCATCGGACGGCGTGATCGTTTTACGGAGCGTTTCCTGCACCGTATGGAGGAGGCGGAGGTACGCACGGCGAACAATACGGGCGTACACTTTAATCTGGCGGCGAACTACGGCAGTCAGGATGAGATTCTGCGCGCCGTACGTTCCCTCGCTGCGCGCGCAGCGGCTGGGGAGATTGCGCCGGAGGAGATTGACGAGGAAGTCTTTTCGAATACGCTCGATACGGCGGGCGATCCACCCGTCGATCTCTTCATCCGCACGAGCGGCGATCTGCGTCTGAGCAATTTTCTCCTCTGGCAGTCCGCCTATGCGGAACTTTACTTTACAGATACACACTGGCCGGATTTCACCCCCGAGGAACTTGCCGCTGCGATTGAGGATTTCGCAGGGCGCAATCGTCGCTTTGGCGGGCTGTCCGCCGAGGAATAA